DNA from Arthrobacter sp. PvP023:
TGGAGCCGGATCAGGTTGCCGAGGTCCGGGTTGAGGCCAACGTTTGAGAGGCCGATGTCCTCGACCAACTGCACCGAGGAGTCCGCAGTGCCAAGATAGGTGTCCTCGTACATTTCCAGGGAGAGCAGGACGCCGACTTCGGCTGCGTGCCGGCCCAGTTCGCGGAGACGGCTGACGGCGTTGCCCCAGGCTTCCTTTTTTCCGGCCGGGTCCTTGTAGCCTTCGACCGTCCAGAACCACAGCTGTTTCTGCTGCTCCGGCGTGATGGCCTGGTGGAGGCCAAAGGAGACGACCTCGCAGCCCAGTTCGGCGGCGGCGTCGATGGTGCGGTGGCTGTAGGCCAGGTTGGCTTCCCAGTTGCCTTCTTCGATGACGCTCCGGCGGATGGCGGAGATGACCGGGACGCCGATGCCCACGGTGTCCGCCGTCTGCTTGAACTCGGCCAGGCGCTCCTTGCTGAGATCGCCCGGGCGCACCCAGCTGTCGGTGAGGTCCGCATGGGCGAATCCGGCTTCCTTCACCTCGGTGAGGACCTCGGCCCAGGCTTCGGCGCCGGCGTCGTTGATGTGGGTTCCCTGGGCGTCGGTGCCCGGGA
Protein-coding regions in this window:
- a CDS encoding sugar phosphate isomerase/epimerase, which produces MAYTAENWPITAALLQFPGTDAQGTHINDAGAEAWAEVLTEVKEAGFAHADLTDSWVRPGDLSKERLAEFKQTADTVGIGVPVISAIRRSVIEEGNWEANLAYSHRTIDAAAELGCEVVSFGLHQAITPEQQKQLWFWTVEGYKDPAGKKEAWGNAVSRLRELGRHAAEVGVLLSLEMYEDTYLGTADSSVQLVEDIGLSNVGLNPDLGNLIRLHRPIEDWREMVAKTLPYSNYWHMKNYIRDEDTARDMYVAMPAPMESGLINYREAFKLALSVGFQGILCTEHYGGDGLSVTASNQDYLRRHVLPKTDGYTLGRSQVAQGRQLPAASELSTV